The Lycium barbarum isolate Lr01 chromosome 12, ASM1917538v2, whole genome shotgun sequence genome includes a region encoding these proteins:
- the LOC132621650 gene encoding uncharacterized protein LOC132621650 — protein MATTMGRKAAPARNMMAFKSYHSQAQTLVKTYLLADHFIPYTSVFAGIFACKMVYDLCQLISSFYFRTYTTLTKIQRIEWNNRGMSTVHAIFISAVSTYFAFWSNLFSDHNPDGLLITRSSQLSTFTLGVSAGYFLSDLGMICWFYPSLGGLEYVVHHSLSAVAVAYSMYTGEGQLYTFMVLISEVTTPEINMRWFLDTAGLKRSSAYLINGVVIFFAWLVARILLFIYMFYHVYLHYDQVIHMHIFGILLVFGVPSALGVMNLMWFGKIIKGLKKNLAKRL, from the exons ATGGCAACTACAATGGGTAGAAAGGCAGCTCCTGCACGGAATATGATGGCATTTAAATCTTATCACAGTCAGGCTCAGACTCTAGTTAAAACTTATTTGTTAGCAGATCATTTTATACCCTACACTTCTGTCTTTGCGGGCATATTTGCTTGCAAAATG GTCTATGATTTATGTCAACTGATCAGCAGTTTTTACTTTAGGACGTACACTACCCTAACAAAAATTCAAAGGATTGAGTGGAACAACCG TGGCATGTCAACAGTTCATGCCATTTTCATATCTGCTGTGTCCACGTATTTTGCATTCTGGTCCAATCTTTTCTCTGATCACAATCCTGATGGCCTTTTAATCACCAGAAGTTCACAACTATCAACTTTTACATTAGGG GTGTCAGCTGGGTACTTTCTTTCAGACCTTGGAATGATTTGCTGGTTTTATCCTTCTTTGGGTGGATTAGAGTAT GTTGTCCATCATTCTCTTTCAGCAGTTGCTGTAGCATACTCCATGTACACTGGAGAAGGACAACTTTATACATTCATGGTACTCATATCTGAGGTGACAACACCAGAGATCAACATGAGATG GTTTCTTGATACAGCTGGATTGAAAAGATCTAGTGCATATCTGATAAATGGCGTGGTGATATTTTTTGCATGGTTG GTTGCAAGAATATTGCTGTTCATTTACATGTTTTACCATGTCTATTTGCACTATGATCAG GTCATTCACATGCACATTTTCGGAATTCTTTTGGTTTTTGGAGTCCCCTCAGCTCTTGGAGTGATGAACCTAATGTGGTTCGGCAAAATTATTAAGGGATTGAAAAAGAACCTTGCAAAAAGGCTGTGA